The following are from one region of the Odontesthes bonariensis isolate fOdoBon6 chromosome 16, fOdoBon6.hap1, whole genome shotgun sequence genome:
- the pcp4a gene encoding calmodulin regulator protein PCP4a, which translates to MSERQTSGAKPGSGKPSAGQDEKKNDQPEDFDIDMDNPETEKAAVAIQSQFRKFQKKKQDVKS; encoded by the exons AGACAAACATCTGGAGCAAAGCCTGGAAGCGGCAAACCATCTGCCGGCCAAG ATGAAAAGAAGAACGACCAACCGGAGGACTtcgacattgacatggacaatCCAGAGACGGAGAAGGCTGCTGTGGCCATCCAGTCTCAGTTCAGGAAATTCCAGAAAAAGAAGCAGGATGTGAAGTCATAG